The Torulaspora delbrueckii CBS 1146 chromosome 1, complete genome DNA segment GGCAGTCATTTAAGCGAGCATGGAAGGTAGCTAGGCATAATAGCGAGATATGAAAGCAATTCTCATCATTTTGTGTCAACATATAGTCAAAATAGTTGTGTAACGCATCCACTGCAGCTTGATAGCAGTTGCTTGAAATGGACTCTAAGTATCGAAATACATGTACAGCGGGGAAATGTGTGATCTCATTTAGAGTAAGCATGCTCAGAATGTCATGAATATCCTGGCTTGCGCTCGAGTTTCCCTGAGACATTAGCATTATTTCCCAGTTCAATAAAGCTTGTAAATGTGATGATCCAATCATCATATCACCGGATCCATGGTACTGATTGTCTTGACATAACCGTTgaaagaaggaaaacatttcatcatcctgGTTGTGCTGTCCAGCGGTTGGCATAAATCGAAATGACACTTCTGTAACACTTTCCTTGATGTCATCCCACGTCGAAGTCCTCTGGAACACTGACATATACTTTCTCAGGACGTTCCATAGGGCCTCTCTATCCTCAAACTCGCCAACTTGGCACTTGATGAGGCACTTATCCAGATAGGCACCTATCAGACTTCTCTTCGTGACTCTTCGCACTCTGCTATCCTGTGCATCCTTTCTCATATGCCTAAAGTCTTTGGTGAGGCATTCagttttcaaagtcttgagTAGTTGGATCACCACGTCCAGGCTCTTCATCGACCATAGAAATGAGACGAGCTTTATGGCCAGATCTCGCTCATCAGCACCGATTAAATAAGTTACCAATGGCTCTAAAACAGGTAAAAGTGGTCTCTGGATTATAGAGGTTTCGAAGTCTTTCTCTAGAATTGGATTGACATCCGGCGTCGAGATTGTAGGTGAGATCAAAGTAATGAAGATCTTGGCTGGTATACGTTGCTTATCAAAACAGTAAAAATATATCAATGTCAAAATACACACATCATATGGAGCCAATGAATTGGTAACTTTTAAGTGGGGTTGACCTCGCATAGCTTTGTGCCAATAGCTTGTCGACACTTTTAACAATCACTTGTTTTACAAAAGAACATAAGAGACGCATATCGCCAGCGACACAATATTATAGAATATTTTTTACtatcatcaaactttggtCAATCGCTAATCTTTTCATGAGAAATATTACTACAAGCTAGTCTATCCTATATTATGTATACCGTCTTGCGAATCTCACTCCAAGTACCGGTAAGATGTCAAAACCATTGCTTTATTCGGTAAGGCTCCAGGAACTGGTAATAAGATTCGCAGCTTATTTCTCTTCTCATTGACTTCAGTGATAAGACCGAATCCCAACAAAGGAGCTTTCTGTACTATCTGAGGGGTAGCTTTTTTGTCGGCGTAGGTGATGGCAACTAGTGCATGCTGAAGGTTGTTGGCGGTTACCGTTACTGGTAGAAACTCATTCGTCTGATCCTCTGTATCTTCCAGCAAATTTCTGGGCCTATAAACCATAATATCCCCGAAATCGACTCCAATGGCGTAGGGACTTAATACCGTTTTAGGCGTCCCGTAAAAGTATTCCCGTATCGCTATTCTTTGGAGCGATCTGCTATATGTATCTTCAGCCTGCAAACATCCGCTGAGCTCTGGTAGACTTACTATGTGGCTACCAGTTAATGGAGAAAGCTTATTAGCGATTTTTTCGGCAGTTGAGTTATCTGTTATGCCTAACATAACCACGACATTGGCTTTACActtttttgcaaaaaattcTAGATCATTAAAGTCTTCGTCCAATTCTGAAAGTGGCGGTATGTCTATGAGAGCTCCTGATCGACGTACCAGTGAGTCATTTAATATCCTATCGTTCGTTCCTTGAGCTAACTGCTCCACCACATCAAGATATAATTCTTTATTCTGAGCGATTCTTTCTAATCCAAAATTCTTCACCAATGGCTGCTTGCTATGAAGTGGAGTCGCACCACTAGTCATACTTTGACCCCAAGTACTACACTCCACGTCCAAAATATCAGATATGGGAGTTGCCGTCAGACACCCCGGCGGAGAAAACACTGCCTGTTGTGGATCGAGATTTACGTACATCGGTTGATAGGACTTGTTTTTGATGGCGTATGAACACAGAATTCTACAGAGAGTTGTTCTTCCACAATTCTTGTCGCCGATGACTAACACTCTCGGACCTTCAAAACTAGAACTTCTCATTTTTTCTAAAGCAAAATGTAGGTTATAGATGTATTTTGCAGTAGTATTAGCTGTTATTGATAGTGATTCAGAATCGAGTTGGGGACATCTCCACTCTAGTTCGACATCTTCCACTGCAAATATGCTGAATTGATAATTTTTAAAAGTGTATTCTGTGCCAGTGGCCAATTCAGTTCCAAATATCTCTGCAATTCCTGATTTGACTTTTACATTCAATCTTGAATCGGAAGAGACCTCTACTTTCCACTCTGAACCTTGTTTGATTACCAATCTGTGaagctcatcatcaccCCCCGCAGAAACTAACGGCTGGCTAACATCATTGATACCTGGTAAACTCGCCATCGTCCAGTAAACGTTTCTACTAAAGCAGCATAACGATGACTTGGTGAAATATCGAAAGCCTTTAAAGCTTATTACTTATTGAGCGTCATGTCCAACGAAATTGAATATACTCGATGAGACCTATATAGAAGGCGGTTGATGATCATTGACTAATCTCTATTCTTCGCCAATAGTGCTGGATCAGATCTCATGGCCCACTCGGTCCAGGAACCATCGTAAAGCCTCACGTTTCTGATTCCCGAATGTTCGAGGGCTTTCTTGATAATACATCCAGAGACGCCAGTTCCACACAATGCAATTGTCGGTTTCGTTGGGTCAAATGTGTCTTTTAGGTTTTTAAAGGCTTCATCGAGCTTTAGCTTCATTTCGCTGGAATCCTGTGGGAAAGCTTTTGAGTTCGAGTCTAGGACGTCaggaaaaggaagaggttGAGTACCTGGAATGTGGCCTGAAGGTAAATTTGGTCTAGGTTCCGGAGCTTTCCCCTCAAATCTTGGTAGTGCTCTAGCGTCGTAGACATTGTAATTCTTTGATAGTTCACCCTTTTTTACAAGATTCAACATTTCCTCATAAGTAACTACTTCTTCAGGACGTAGATCAACATCGGATACGTAACTCGTTGCCTCGTAAGGTGTATAAGACGTCTTTTTGGATGTATCAACTGGATAGCCCTGTTGTTTGTAAAGGACATAATTGTTTAATAGATAAACTGGTTTGTGTCCAAACGTTGTAAGGGTCCAAGCACATCTTGGAGCACTGAAATTACCAATCGTGTCGTAGACGACTAAAATGTCGTCTTTTCTGATACCCAATTGGCTCATTGACCGATTGAATGTAGCCAAATCGGGTGCCATGTGCGGGTAGGGAGATTGACTATCGTTTACCTCATCGATATCGAAATATACTGCATTGGCGATCCTTTCTCTATCCAAAAACTCTTGTTTACCGTCTCTCTTTAAATTTGGCAAATACCAAGTGGAATCAACTGGAATGACTCTTCGAGCGGTCTCCTTGTGCAGAAGCTCAACAAACGCCTTAGGAGTAATTAGTTTATACAGGGCCATTATTAGGAGATTTACTTGTTTGCTCGGTAATTGCTGAAGTTACTGTCAAAAAGGGTCTTATCTATGCAACTGGACTAAAATTTATAACGCTCAAGATCGGATTCTGAAAAGTTCTTAGCTAAAGCAAGAAGGGCAGGAAAAGTGCATTATGACAAGTAATGAGGGATGAATAGTACTTAAGtttgaacattttgaatATGTGTCATGAGGTTAAGTAGTGATAGTCTGCTAGTTGATAGCCCCCGATTAATAAGACAAATGATTTATCTCACGAATTATTATGAATAAGCGAATGTTAATAATGGTATTTAGGAATATTCAACTATCCATCTTGGTTCTATCTGTTTTGGTGATTAGTTGTTAATTTTCATTTAgctgaaagagaaaatttCACCGCTTAGTGCAGGCATCTCGATGAATCAATaagttcaattgcaacatACACTTTCGTTATTAGCACCTAGTTGAGGTCGCTCGGGATGTGCAAATAGAATAATGGATAATAATTGTGAGGTTGGCAGAATATCGCCTTTTTTCGAGGTCAAAAACACTACTTATGGAGGTAGAGCATGCTTTAGCGCTGCACCATTAGAAAAGGGCACTGTAGTGCTAGAGGCAAACGATAGTGTGGGAACTTGTGTCGCGTACGATTTCCGGAAAGAGGTCTGCCATAATTGCTATACTTACCAGGACGGCAAAACTatgaaattcaaaatgactTATCCTGATATAGCTCATCTTGTAACCGATGAGGTGAAGATTAATGCCAAAAAGTTTAATGGTGCGGGCCTTTGGTTTTGCTCAGAAGCTTGTAAactggaatttttgaccCAACCTCATGTAATTGAACTTATTGCATGCTACGAACTTTTGCTTAGtgtgttgaagatgatgcaaAAGAGAGCGGTGGATGAATTGCAGGAGAGAAGTCGTGAGCAGATAACAGAGGATGTCATAAACCATGCGTGGCTTGAAGTTATTGACTCATGGATACCGAAAATTGATAAGATGAAACTATCAAAAAAAATGAGCCAGCTCCCGGATATCACTGAAGAGGAGTACAATTGCGCGAGGTTTGTCATCAAAAGCTTATTCACGCTAAAATACCTAGACCCAGAGTCACAAACTAAAGCAGCTTTCAAGACATTGCAGTCGAACGAACTTAGTAAAATAGCCAGGTTTCCGATTCTTCTCGATTTTCAGATTCTGATTTTCAAAACGTTGTATATTATCTTACCAGGGTATACGCGACAAAACCTATCTGTCAAGCTGTTCAGGCATATTTTGGGATCAGAGTACGGTAATGCATTTGGTATATGGGAGCAGGAAGAGTTATCAGAAAATAGAGAGTTCTTAGGGTATGCAGTTTACCCAAGGGCATCATACTTCAACCATTCTTGTGATCCAAATCTCACTAAAAGTCGTATCAAAGGAACGATGGTATTCACTGCGAACAAGGACGTACCGAAAGGTGAGCCTCTGTGTATAGACTATTCTGGACTTCTTAGCCATACCATGCTTAAACGACGTCAATTATTAAAAGAGAATTGGTTTTTCGAATGCTGCTGTACCAGGTGTGAGTCAGAGTTGCAAGCGATCCATTAATGCCTCTTCAAGGGCCGATGTGCTGACACTTAAACTAGAAGAAGTTTCACTATCAGAGGCGTTGCCATTCCTTCGGACCTCTTTATCATCACTTGTCAAATGTCTGGAACgattcaaaattttggatGTATGTAATTGTTGTAGAGTCTTTAAAGTCGTTTCCTTTGTCACATCTGTCAGATCATCTTGAGCAGGTCCTTGAATTTTCATACAACTCTCCGTCAGCGTATGAATACCTCCGGTGGgttcaaattgttgaatgcTAGTCTGTCTACTACCATTTTCATTATCACTAGCCATCATCTTACGCTCGATTTGCTGTTCTAGTAGTTTCAAATGCATTGCAAAGAGCTTATAACTTCGTTTCTTGAGGAAATAATCTGGAGCTTCAAGTGTCTTAGAAAGCACATTCCAATCTATTTGGTCTTGGTAGTTGTCAAGCTTAGAGACTATGGCCCAAAGATGtttctccttctcaacATTCCACTCAAAGGGAGCGGGATCGACAAAGCCGGCAGGTCGATTTCCCTTGACCTTTACATACACTACTGTGTTTGAGTTATTCATTCTCAGCCATTGAATTTGCGAATCAACAGATTAAAATAATTGGTTGAGCCCTGCTTTGTAATCTTCTCACTAGTGATTAATCGATTAAGGTTATCTTTACAGCGCGATGAACAAGCGACTGTGTTAAACACTCTGTAAGAGAAGGCCAAATTTCCGGCTTCAAGAGAGGGAAGTATTTCACATCAAGTTGGTTAAGTACCATCTTTGGCTGCTCTAATAATAGCTTAAGGGTCAGAGATGACGAGAAATGTCGGCGGATGACACTATAAGTTCTGAGTTGTACTCTACACTCAACTCTGAATTGATACATATCCAATTAAATGATTACGATTTCTATCTTACAAAACCTGGAAGATTGGATGCACTTCATGGAAATAGTCTGCCTATGAATGAGTACGTGAGAGTGCCGATTATAAGGGTTTATGGTCACCTACCAAGCGGCCATCAGGTGCTGTGCCACGTACACGGTGTCTTTCCTTACATCTTCATACCATACGATGGTCAAGATTCAGATACACCTACAACGATGAATCAGAAGTGTGCCCAATTGCATAATGTCCTAGAAATTAAGTCACAATTATCAATGGTCAAGAAAAAGGATATCAAACAATTCAAGCAGAAGATCAGTGGTCTCAAGTATATTGCTAACGTTTCGGTGGTCAAAGGGGTTCCCTTCTATGGTTTCAACGTTGGTTGGTCTCTTTTCTACAAGATTTCGGTGCTGGATGCAGGCTTCACAAACAAGTTATCAGATTTGATTAGAGATGGGAAAATGTTTGAAAAGCCTATAGAAACTTTCGAATCACAGCTTCCCTTTCTTTTGCAGTTCTCAGCtgatttcaatttatttGGATGTTCATGGGTTGATCTCGAGCAGTGCTACTTCAGGACTCCGGTGCTTAACGCAGCTTTGGATTTGGACAAGATATTACAcaatgaagagcttgagaaatttttggaacaCTTTCGGGATGAAAGTAGCAATACGCTCTCTGAAAAAGAATTCCCTAGAATGGGCAACGGTTTATTGGAAATTGACGTTTTACCTCAGTTTATTCGTaatgttgatgatgttcATTTCCGTGATTTGCATCACAACTTTTGCGAGAAACTTGATGATACTTCCAAACTTTTGAGTAAACCATTCGTTTCTTCGACCAAAAATATTATTCGAGAAATCTCAGCACAACGACAGGCTTTATCTCTAGACGCATTCATGGCCTCTGCAAGCATTCCAAGACTGGTAGACGAAAACGTGCAATGGCAGTCCTCCAACATGTTTGAAGGAAAATTCGAAAAAGCTGTCTCACAATCGGGCTCATTAAACACTGGCACTAACTTTCATAATTATGTCCAGAGTAGCGCAGCTATCGATACTGTGAAAAAGATACGAGACTCAATTAGCGAGCTTTGGCCCCGTCGCCCTGATCTAAATCTTGATCTAGAGAAGCCGAAAGTCATACCGGACGTCGTTGATACTCTAGATTGTGGCTACAACGTTGCATACGTCAGCGATGGAGAGAATGTAGAAGTTCCCAGTTCTCAGGACATCGAAGATCGGAATAACTTATTCAAAGACCGGGATAAGGACAAATCGGATAATGGGTCAGAGTTGAGAGCTGAGCATTTGACGGGGTCGACTGACTTAACAATGACGCAGAATATGGCGaagaaatacaagaaaAGAAGCCGATTTGCGTCAACCCTGTCAAATTCCAGAGGGcgcaagaagaacaaaattCAAAGGGCAGGAATTAAAAATCCGGCAGGGTCATTCGTGTACGTGCGACCGCCAATTGAT contains these protein-coding regions:
- the APC5 gene encoding anaphase promoting complex subunit 5 (similar to Saccharomyces cerevisiae APC5 (YOR249C); ancestral locus Anc_8.689), which encodes MRGQPHLKVTNSLAPYDVCILTLIYFYCFDKQRIPAKIFITLISPTISTPDVNPILEKDFETSIIQRPLLPVLEPLVTYLIGADERDLAIKLVSFLWSMKSLDVVIQLLKTLKTECLTKDFRHMRKDAQDSRVRRVTKRSLIGAYLDKCLIKCQVGEFEDREALWNVLRKYMSVFQRTSTWDDIKESVTEVSFRFMPTAGQHNQDDEMFSFFQRLCQDNQYHGSGDMMIGSSHLQALLNWEIMLMSQGNSSASQDIHDILSMLTLNEITHFPAVHVFRYLESISSNCYQAAVDALHNYFDYMLTQNDENCFHISLLCLATFHARLNDCPAAIKAFEEATKVARENKDTETLNLIMIWVVDFIERNPEYSNHFQVTVDQIVKYLRSCSDSESSLVFEHAYKFESLLLMMENGSTTLVLESAFKYLVIALQRLELGSGTGSAFGHLSRIWENLGYTQISKVYNGFAQVEVKPIDEIEVAYESLSKKDYGQVARTLVKLKSPNVVYEQRKQMMLLDVRYHIALEDYSEGMKKIYQSINENDAGVVDSRWKFRFELEKCQVMLKCNVAMRGLATLTELLSRSLSTENPLQFSECLVLLCEILNEAGKLAECRSLIISNLPMLLQFPSLEEKIVEIMKVTHDTSPPVGGAFP
- the CLP1 gene encoding cleavage polyadenylation factor subunit CLP1 (similar to Saccharomyces cerevisiae CLP1 (YOR250C); ancestral locus Anc_8.690), encoding MASLPGINDVSQPLVSAGGDDELHRLVIKQGSEWKVEVSSDSRLNVKVKSGIAEIFGTELATGTEYTFKNYQFSIFAVEDVELEWRCPQLDSESLSITANTTAKYIYNLHFALEKMRSSSFEGPRVLVIGDKNCGRTTLCRILCSYAIKNKSYQPMYVNLDPQQAVFSPPGCLTATPISDILDVECSTWGQSMTSGATPLHSKQPLVKNFGLERIAQNKELYLDVVEQLAQGTNDRILNDSLVRRSGALIDIPPLSELDEDFNDLEFFAKKCKANVVVMLGITDNSTAEKIANKLSPLTGSHIVSLPELSGCLQAEDTYSRSLQRIAIREYFYGTPKTVLSPYAIGVDFGDIMVYRPRNLLEDTEDQTNEFLPVTVTANNLQHALVAITYADKKATPQIVQKAPLLGFGLITEVNEKRNKLRILLPVPGALPNKAMVLTSYRYLE
- the TUM1 gene encoding thiosulfate sulfurtransferase (similar to Saccharomyces cerevisiae YOR251C; ancestral locus Anc_8.691), with protein sequence MALYKLITPKAFVELLHKETARRVIPVDSTWYLPNLKRDGKQEFLDRERIANAVYFDIDEVNDSQSPYPHMAPDLATFNRSMSQLGIRKDDILVVYDTIGNFSAPRCAWTLTTFGHKPVYLLNNYVLYKQQGYPVDTSKKTSYTPYEATSYVSDVDLRPEEVVTYEEMLNLVKKGELSKNYNVYDARALPRFEGKAPEPRPNLPSGHIPGTQPLPFPDVLDSNSKAFPQDSSEMKLKLDEAFKNLKDTFDPTKPTIALCGTGVSGCIIKKALEHSGIRNVRLYDGSWTEWAMRSDPALLAKNRD
- the SET6 gene encoding Set6p (similar to Saccharomyces cerevisiae SET6 (YPL165C); ancestral locus Anc_8.692); translated protein: MDNNCEVGRISPFFEVKNTTYGGRACFSAAPLEKGTVVLEANDSVGTCVAYDFRKEVCHNCYTYQDGKTMKFKMTYPDIAHLVTDEVKINAKKFNGAGLWFCSEACKLEFLTQPHVIELIACYELLLSVLKMMQKRAVDELQERSREQITEDVINHAWLEVIDSWIPKIDKMKLSKKMSQLPDITEEEYNCARFVIKSLFTLKYLDPESQTKAAFKTLQSNELSKIARFPILLDFQILIFKTLYIILPGYTRQNLSVKLFRHILGSEYGNAFGIWEQEELSENREFLGYAVYPRASYFNHSCDPNLTKSRIKGTMVFTANKDVPKGEPLCIDYSGLLSHTMLKRRQLLKENWFFECCCTRCESELQAIH
- the ATG29 gene encoding Atg29p (similar to Saccharomyces cerevisiae ATG29 (YPL166W); ancestral locus Anc_8.693); its protein translation is MNNSNTVVYVKVKGNRPAGFVDPAPFEWNVEKEKHLWAIVSKLDNYQDQIDWNVLSKTLEAPDYFLKKRSYKLFAMHLKLLEQQIERKMMASDNENGSRQTSIQQFEPTGGIHTLTESCMKIQGPAQDDLTDVTKETTLKTLQQLHTSKILNRSRHLTSDDKEVRRNGNASDSETSSSLSVSTSALEEALMDRLQL